A region from the Acidiferrobacter sp. SPIII_3 genome encodes:
- a CDS encoding N-acetylmuramoyl-L-alanine amidase gives MKPRWWIIGVAGFFWGIVAAQAAIRIGRPLVRVDPHALIVRLSRNRHVVWRSFSLNDPARIVVDLHGVILPGGRALWPEHAAPLKDIRAFTHRNGMVRLVFDLIRKAPYAINSLPGGLTLSLATGGAPLSVPPAHPAAGTPAPVDPAPAHPAAAHLAPVSAPSAPPDIVIAVDPGHGGIDTGACGIDHICEKNVVLRIGRDLAALIDATPGFHAFMTRTGNYYVPLRERVTLAQEHHAAAFISIHANALPEPEGLDVRGAEVFMLSQHGVSREARWLAHSENAADRGGGPHFGTGGGFLHNILLNMTQNGTRRASYDLAKDVLHALHTIGPVHVDHVEKANFMVLLSPTIPSILIETAFISNPHEALRLNSPAYDEQIAHAIWEGIMRDAPRLRARLGMAPGPRLYIVREGETLSGIAQRFHVSIAALRAANGLHGGILQAGASLRIPSG, from the coding sequence GTGAAGCCGCGTTGGTGGATTATAGGAGTAGCGGGATTTTTCTGGGGCATTGTTGCCGCCCAGGCCGCAATCCGTATCGGTCGGCCATTGGTGCGCGTCGATCCGCACGCCCTTATCGTGCGCCTCTCGCGCAACAGACATGTGGTTTGGCGATCTTTTTCCTTGAACGATCCGGCGCGTATCGTCGTCGACCTGCATGGTGTGATACTGCCGGGCGGCCGCGCACTTTGGCCAGAGCACGCCGCTCCTTTAAAGGATATCCGTGCGTTTACGCATCGCAATGGTATGGTGCGGCTGGTATTTGATCTCATCCGCAAGGCGCCCTACGCCATCAATTCTTTGCCGGGCGGACTGACGCTGTCGCTGGCCACGGGCGGTGCACCACTTTCGGTGCCCCCGGCCCACCCCGCCGCGGGGACCCCGGCACCTGTGGATCCGGCCCCTGCGCATCCTGCCGCCGCGCATTTGGCTCCCGTATCGGCGCCCAGCGCCCCCCCGGACATCGTGATCGCCGTGGATCCTGGTCACGGAGGCATCGATACCGGGGCCTGCGGAATCGATCATATCTGCGAAAAGAACGTCGTACTGCGCATCGGCCGCGATCTCGCGGCCCTGATCGATGCCACCCCGGGTTTTCATGCGTTCATGACGCGTACGGGCAATTATTATGTGCCGCTACGCGAGCGCGTGACGCTGGCCCAGGAGCATCATGCAGCGGCCTTCATATCGATCCATGCGAACGCCTTGCCGGAGCCGGAAGGTCTGGATGTGCGCGGTGCCGAGGTCTTCATGCTGTCCCAGCATGGCGTGAGCCGCGAGGCCCGATGGCTTGCGCATAGTGAAAACGCGGCCGACCGGGGTGGTGGTCCGCACTTTGGCACCGGCGGAGGGTTTCTGCATAACATCCTTCTCAATATGACCCAGAATGGCACGCGGCGGGCAAGTTACGATCTCGCGAAGGACGTTTTGCACGCGCTGCATACCATAGGGCCTGTGCATGTCGACCATGTCGAGAAGGCGAATTTCATGGTCTTGCTGTCTCCGACGATACCATCGATCTTGATCGAGACCGCCTTTATCTCGAACCCCCACGAGGCACTGCGCCTGAATAGCCCCGCGTACGATGAGCAGATCGCGCACGCCATATGGGAGGGGATCATGCGTGACGCCCCGCGCTTGCGGGCACGGCTCGGTATGGCACCCGGTCCGCGCCTTTATATTGTGCGCGAGGGGGAGACCTTATCAGGCATCGCCCAACGCTTCCATGTGTCGATCGCCGCTCTGCGCGCCGCTAATGGTCTGCACGGGGGGATACTGCAGGCCGGGGCGTCGCTGCGAATCCCCTCGGGATAG
- the tsaE gene encoding tRNA (adenosine(37)-N6)-threonylcarbamoyltransferase complex ATPase subunit type 1 TsaE, whose translation MLILSLPDVSQTIRLGRAFARILRAGDQVVLRGELGCGKTTLAGAIIQALGAPGPVKSPTYTLVYDLGGLRVVHADLYRLRVPAELETLGWWDYQDGRTLMLVEWPERAHGLLRADIDVWLTVTDHARQAHLQGMSPRGMRWWTV comes from the coding sequence GTGTTGATCTTGTCGCTGCCCGATGTGTCTCAGACGATACGTCTCGGGCGGGCGTTCGCGCGCATCCTGCGTGCCGGCGATCAGGTCGTTTTGCGCGGTGAGCTCGGCTGTGGCAAAACGACATTGGCGGGTGCGATCATACAGGCGCTCGGTGCCCCCGGGCCGGTGAAAAGTCCTACTTACACACTGGTTTACGACTTGGGGGGATTGCGGGTCGTGCATGCCGATCTCTATCGGCTGCGCGTGCCGGCGGAATTGGAGACGCTCGGTTGGTGGGATTATCAGGATGGTCGCACGCTCATGCTCGTGGAGTGGCCCGAGCGCGCGCATGGTCTTTTGCGCGCCGATATTGACGTTTGGCTCACTGTCACCGATCATGCAAGACAGGCCCATCTGCAGGGGATGTCACCACGGGGGATGAGGTGGTGGACAGTCTAA